A segment of the Suncus etruscus isolate mSunEtr1 chromosome 7, mSunEtr1.pri.cur, whole genome shotgun sequence genome:
ataagCGAGATTATCTGAGCAcgataaaaaaaattgcaaactaATTCGTTGGTTTGTTCAACTGGGTTTTGAGGTGTATATTTTCTAGGAAAAAGAAGTGCTAGGTCCATTAAACCGGGAAATAAATGATGCACATTGGAATGTCCTTATGCAAATGCACCAACATCCTTGTAGTTTTGGAAACAGAGGGTTGATGGGACGGCCCAAAGGACCCTGTCTCCACTCAGACATAGACCAGAAATCCTGAATTAGTACAGGAGGATAGGGGGATCAGGACCAGCAGCCTCCAGCCTCCTCTTTTTAAGACACCTTTGGGCTTTAGCAGTTCTTGGTtttgctcctggcttttcactcattgCTCACTCCCTGAGGAACTCAGGGAAGTACAGAGGATGCCGAGGTCAAATGtacattggccatgtgcaaggccagtactGACCGATTGCTCCCCATCCCATTGCTGTATTATCCATTCCCCTCAATTAGACTCTAGTTTTAACCTATTCTCATCTCTGCAATAATCAACATGCATATGGGTAGCTACGATTCTGTTCTTCATTTGTTCTATTTTCATTAGGGATTCAGACTCATGCATAGACTGCTATGCCCTTCATTGTCTCTAACCCAAGATTGTCCTCTGTGGCAGGGTATTTTGGGGTAAAGCCTGCATTAATCTCCTGGCTAGAAGGAGGAGCCCTGGTGAGGCTTCCACGAAGCCTGTTTGCCGGTGAGTGTGGGAAGAGCCTCTTTGGGTCAGGGTGTTGTTTGGGTGTAGATTTTCATGGGTCTTGTGAGGTAGGGGCCCTGGACTTGGGCCTTGCACCTCCCAGAGCATTGGTGCATGACCTCTCTTGCTCCCTttcaattttcttgttgctgagtCCCAGAATAATCTGCAGCTTTGCTGTCTTGCCTTTGCTCTTTCTGGTTTCCTGTCTGTGGGTGTTTAGAACAGATCCTGAGATTCCTTCACTCCCTGTTTGTGCTCTCAGTGTGATTGCACAGCCTCATGTCGGGGTGCCCTTCTCAGGTCCTCTTGTCATTTTCCTTTGCTCTGATCTTTGCCCTTAGATTATTGTGGGGTCTTTGATATCCCCAAGGcagtgattttctttccttttattttgagggtCACTCAGTGAGAATCGTTGGAGTTTATCTAGGCCCTGtgcttcaggaattactcctggttggcttggggAACATTATGGCCTGATGGAAGTTGAACTCATGTCagcttcaaggcaaacacccccaggctgtgctttctctggcccactcagaaatatatttttgtctatattttaaactatttatctGCAAGCCCAGCACAAAGCTAATGTAGATTTTTGCTAACCTCCTCACTGTGGTGCTCCCAACCTGTTTTGCCTTTCTCGTATCAGCTTATTTAATACCTGAAAACAACATGTATTTGCTCCACTTATGTTGCCACTTCAACCAGGTTTCATTCAActtatttctttgaataaatttttaagcaccatgtttacagaaatgttcatagttgagttttagtcataaattgtacactgcccttcaccagtgcaactttcccagcATCAGTGTCCTCCATGTCCCTCCCCCGCTATATCCCACTGAGTCTAAAACTTgcactctgtttctcttacatGATAGTTGTGCAGTTACTGCTCTGTGCTCACCACTCACTGTGGCAAGATTCTTATCAGGGGCTTGTCTTCGCAGCTCTCTGTcattgtctattgtctctggatattattatcataccatcttatttttcttatataccacagatgagtttGACTATTTTGGCAATCCCGCAGTCTCTGattcataatataataataatcttcatgtccatccCAGTATAAgccaattttatgacttcattgttTTCTAATAACTGCGTACTATTGTGtcggtgtaccacagtttctttagccacttacctGTTTTCAGGCCCCTGGGTTGTTTACCAACTCTGACTAATGTAAATAATACTGTGGTGAATATAGTGTAAAggacattttgtattgtgtttttgtattcctagggtctatacctaggagtggtactaTTGGAACATATGGGTCTCAATTTCCACTTTCTTAAGCCATATCCATAATATCCTTTTCAGAAAGGcttgactagacagcattctcaccagcagcaAGAGTGCCTTTCTCCCTGCATACATGCCACACTGGTTGTTCTCACTGTTTCGCAGAGAAGATGCAGtgcaagagtaagttctgaacacctctgggtgtggccacaaaatccaACCAAATAGAAAAACCACCAGACTATTTAGGAGCATGAAGATTTTGTCTTGCTTTatcaacaaaataaggaaagctaGGGGAAAAGACATTAGCAGGAGCTAGAGCTATGTTTCAGACAGCCTTGTCAACATCTACTCTGATCAAAACCTTTCTCTTTCAGCAGAACTCAAGCCAGAAATCCATCCTTGTCCCTTCTGCTCTCTTGCCTTCTCTAATCAGAACTTCCTCAGTCATCACATGAAACAAAGTCATCCCTCGGGAACATCTGCAAGAAAGCAACCTCCATCAGAGAGTTCCTGTCCACATGATCAGAACCAATGTTCTGATCCATATAATGACAAACCCAAGAATGACATACTTGAaagtcaaaagcacaaagaaagctccATACATTTGGCTAGTAGGATGAAGCATGGAagaatttcaacagtgttttcTAGACTATATAGCAGCCAAATAGGTAGCTCTAGTAAACAGATAACAATGGAGGAAGACATTAACACAGGCCTGaaagaaaatccaaaagacaCAGGTGGAGTAGTTCCAGGGATAGACTTGCCAATAATTTTAAGAGACAAGTATGTAAGGCCTGAGCAAGGTGTCAACGATGgatcaaatctcatcacacatcAAATGACTCACACtagggagaagccccatgtttgcagggagtgtggctGTGACTTCAATCTGAGGTCACAGCTCATcatacaccagagaacacacacaggaaaGAAGCCCTATGCTTGCAAGGAGTGTGGTCGTACCTTCAGTGAGAGGTCAGCTCTCataacacacacaggagagaggcCCTATGCTTGCACGGAGTGGTGTCGTACCTTCAGTTGGAGATCACATCTCATCACACATCAGAGATCACACACAGGAGAGAGGCCTTATGTTTGCAAGGATTGTGGGTgtggcttcagtcagaggtcaagtctcattacacaccagaggacacacacaggagagaagccccatgtttgcagggagtgtggccGTGGGTTCAGTAGGAGGTCACagctcatcagacaccagagaacacacacaggagagaggccctatgtttgcaaggagtgtgggcgtgcaTTCAGTGTGAGGTCACATCTCAGcagacaccagagaacacacacaggagagaggccctatgtttgcaaggagtgtgggcatgGCTTCAGTGAGAGGTCAACTCTGAttacacaccagagaacacacacaggagagaagccctatgcttgcaaggagtgtgggcgtgcaTTCCGTGTGAGGTCACATctcaccagagaacacacacaggagagaggccctatgtttgcaaggagtgtgggcatgGCTTCAGTGAGAGGTCAACTCTGAttacacaccagagaacacacacaggagagaagccctatgcttgcaaggagtgtgggcgtgcaTTCCGTGTGAGGTCACATCTCAGcaaacaccagagaacacacacaggagagaggccctatgtttgcaaggagtgtgggcgtggcttcagtgaGAGGTCAACTCTGAttacacaccagagaacacacacaggagagaagccctatgcttgcaaggagtgtgggcataCCTTCAGTCAGAGATCACagctcatcacacaccagagaacacatacaggagagaaggcttatgtttgtggggagtgtgggcatGCATTCAGTGTGAGGTCACAGCTTATCATGCACCAGAGAATACACACAGCAGAGAAGCCCTTTGTTTGTAAAGAGTGTGGGCATGGCTTCAGTCAGACGTCatatctcatcacacaccagagaacacacacaggagaaAAGCCGTCCTATGTTTGTGAGGAGTGTGGGCGTGCATTCAGGgagaggtcaaatctcatcagacactggaaaacacacacaggagagaggccctatgtttgcagtgagtgtgggcgtggcttcagtgaGAAGTCAACTCTCATtgcacaccagagaacacacacaggagagaagccctatgcttgcaaggagtgtgggcgtggcttcagtgaGAGATCACATCTCATCACACATCAGAGAactcatacaggagagaagccctacatttgcaaggagtgtgggcgtggcttcaggcAGAGGTCAAATCTCAATACACaccagaaaacacacacaggagagaagccctatgtttgtggggagtgtggccGTGGCTTTAGTTTTAGGTCAAATCTCAttacacaccagagaacacacacaggagagaagccctatgtttgtggGGATTGTGGGCGTGGATTCAGTCAGAGGTCAACTCTTatcacacaccagagaacacacacgggcagaagccccatgtttgtggggagtgtgggtgTGCATTCAGTGTAAGGTCACagctcatcacacaccagagaacacacaggAGAGAGGCTCTATGTTTGCAAGGACTGTGGACCTTTCTTCAGTGAGAGGTCAACTCTCAttacacaccagagaacacacgcAAGAGAGAAGCTGCCCTATCTTTGTGGGGAGTGTGTGCATGCATTCAGTGAGAGGTCAAATGTCATCAGGCACCAGAGAACACAGAATAGAGGCCTTATGTTTGTAGGGAGAGTGGGCGTGAGTGCAAGTCTCATCAGACACGAGAGGACACACAGTaaagaagccccatgtttgcagggaatAGAAAAGGCTTCATTCAGACGTCACATTTCAGACACTAAAGGTAACATGGGGGAAATCCTATGTTTGCAAATTGTGCAATCAAAACACCAGATGACACACAGGCAAGAAGCCCTATATTTGCAGGGATTATGAGCAAGGCATTCTGAGATCAAGTTTTATCGTACCACAGGATACACATGGAAGAAATCGTATATTTGCAGACAGTGGGCAACACCACTGCGTCACAcaggagaagccccatgtttacAGACAGTGGGTGAAGTTTTGCtcagaggtcaagtctcattACACATCAGAGGACACACAGGAAAACCCAATGTTTGGTTAGTTTCAGCGAGACTACTGTCAGATTTCATAAATCATCACACATGACAGGACACATATTTGAAGGCCAATGTTTGAATAAAAGATGGTTGATAAAGTGACTATAAAGCATCCACAAATAATAAGTGCTATCAACAAAATCTACATAGTGTATATTAATGTTTACTTTCcccttcaaagaaaaagaaaacaatgggaGAATTATATCCAATATTAAAATCAGTGCCTTAGGGTCAGGGTGAGGGTTAGAGgtttagggttaggattagggcTAGAGGGTTAGGGGAGGGATAGGAGAAGTGTTAGGTAGGATTAGGGGTTAGGTCAGGGTTGGGGTAGGGTTAAGGGCTAGGTAGGGTTAGGGGTTGCGGTTAGGGCTGGGATAGGGTTAGAGACTGGCTAGGGTTGCCtgagggtttagggttagggtttaagTTGTGGTTATGGTAAAGGTAAGCAAAGAGTTGGAAGTGCTGTCTACGGTGACACATCCTCAGGTGTGGTCAGAGCTTCAGTGTCTGAGCCCTGCACCTACTCTCTGTAGGACAACAATATTGGATCATTACAGAAGGTGTGACAGCAAAAAGATGGAGCATACGCCCCACCTGCACAGGTAAGGAAAACAGGGTTAGTCTTGAACATCCTGAGGACCCTTGAGAGACGCTTGTGCAAGTGGGGAGGATAATGCCTGGGACTCACTATTGTTCCTGGCAGAAGAaattgaaggaaaggaaagaagccaCTTAAGCTGTGGATTTATATTATTCAACCAAGGCATGATGCCTAGTGCCTTCTACTCCTTGTCAATAAACAAAAAGGCACATAGAGTGCCTAAACCTCAACAATGGAAGGTGAaactgaaaaaatttttaaatgcccCCAATTGCAATGGAACAGGGGGCAAAGATCCATGACAGTCATTGGCATCTGGGTTGGGGCAACAATGTCCCCTAACTTAGGTTTTTAACCACAGAGACGAAAAGGTCTCCTGAATGGGGCATGTTTATGGGGGGGGGACTAATCCCCAAGGTGGCCATCTGGATTGGGAACAATGGCTGCCAAACTTACGACCTTAAGTCAGGTACAGAAagtgtcccccaaaaccaaaaacttgaAAAGGGGCAGAAATATCTCCTGAACTGACCATTTTATCTGAGGGGACAATAATGCCAATCATGGAATCTGAATCGGGGGAAAGTGTTCCCCCCAAGCAGCACCTTATATCGGGGGACAGGAAATGTTCAGTTTCTGGGGGTTGCGCTCCCTAGGactctgaggaaacctttggggattcagatgcacagtttcaggcagacagagataggagtttcccctgaagtcctcagagtgaacaaaggcacagcagggcagagcgatcctgcagccccagaatgtactcactcagcagcttcaaagtgcagtttttggggggtgcgctccctaggcctctgaggaaaccgggtattcagaagcacagtttcaggcagacagagataggagtttcccctgaagtcctcagagtgaacaaaggcacagcagggcagagcgatcctgcagccccagaatgtactcactcagcagcctcaaaatgcagtttttgggggtgcgctccctaggcctctaactgttacattttttctaatatgcaattacttttaaaatgtttagatTACGGCCAGAGATACTTGTCTTGTatctggccaacctggattcaatccccagcaccaaatatggacCCCTCAATTCTGCCAGGATTAatcccaagtgtgtgtgtgtgtgtgtgtgtgtgtgtgtgtgtgtgtgtgtgtaattcttcaccagtgtaacattcccatgaccaatatcccaagtgtccttcctccctaccccacaccggcctgtactctagacaggctttctacttccctcatttagtcacattttgttatgatagttctcagtgtaattatttctgtgactgcactaaatgatccctgtggtgagcttcatgttgggagctggaccctccagtcctctattttttctctgtgaatcattacacaaatgtttttcatttttctcaaaacccatagatgagggagaccattctgtgtttatctctctcccactgacttatttcactcagcataatagattccatatacatcaatgtataggaaaattttcttgACTTCaactcttctgatggctgcataatattccattgcatacatgtaccaaagtttctttagccattcatctattgaggggcatcttggctgtttccagtgtctggctatcgtaaataatgctgctatgaatatagatgtgagaaagggatttttggatttttgtgttcctaggatatatccctaagagtggtatagctggatcgtatgggagctcaacttccagcttttggagaagtctccatatcgctttccacaaaggttggatcagacggcattcccaccagcagtgaataagagttcctttctctacacatccccaccagcaatgtttgttctcattctttgttctgtgtgccaatctctgtggtttgaggtggtacctcatagttgttttgatttgcatcttcctgatgattagtgatgtggagcattttttatgtgccttttagccatttgtatttctttttttgtccaagtgtctgttcatttcttctccccattttttgatggggttagatttttttttgtaaagttctgtcagtgccttgtatattttggatatcaaccccttatctgatgggtattgggtgaatagattttcccactcagtgggtggctcttgtattctgggcactatttcctttgaggtgcagaagcttctcagcttaatatagtctcatttatttatttctgctttcacttgtttggagagtacagtttcctctttaaagatacctttagtctctgtgtgaaaaataaaactgtattggcactacagacaatgacttggattgaataaactagtttgcctggagcctagagttggtcttatgccaggaaacttcatgggtagtggtctccttgtatttagaccaaggctatttctttctatgacccccatattttggtgggcctatgcaaacaatatttgccactctaacaccatttttactgtgcccttttgactaacccttaaaaaaactcttaaactttttttttttttttggtttttgggccacacctggtgacgctcagggcttacttctggctatgcactcagaagtcgctcctggcttgggggaccatatgggacaccgggggatcgaaccgcggtccgtcctaggctagcgcaggcaaggcaggcaccttacctctagcgccaccgcctggccccactcttaaacttttgatgttaacttaaactaatatgtatgtgcatgaatatataaaaatactatgccttcaatgttaaggagtcacataaatctcatggctttagattgctttgtgtactgctaagaaatgttatgatgtactacaatctggggactgtggacaaagtaattgtacatgggttctgccttatttttcttaatgttttttttttactgtaagttcaatatttaggcgtcagttCTCAGagttcttctgagaactctgtttatgggcaattgtcctttcactgtaactttaccttgtcctcttagcatcattgttctcataattaaaaattaaaaaaagatacctttagtctcaatgtcatggagtgtttgacctacatgttgttctatatattttatggtttcaggtctgatatttaggtctttaatccatttggattttaccattgtacatgatgttaactggagatcTAAATTCGcctttttacaagtggctagccagttgtgccaacaccacttattgaagaggctttccctgttccatttaggatttcttgtacttttatcaaaaattaggtgacggtatatctggggaacattctttgagtactcaagcctgttccattgatccaaaggtctgtctttattccaataccatgctgttttaatcactattactttgtttttttcttctttgtccatcactattactttgtaatacaatttaaagttaggataagtaatacctcccatattccttttcccaagtattgctttagctatttgtggttgtttattgttccaaatgaattcagaagtgtttgatctacttctttgaaaaatgtcatgggtatctttagaggaatcacattaaatctgtacaaagctttgtggagtattgtcattttaatgatattaatatctTGCCAATCCAAGAtcagggtatggatttccatttccgtgtgtcctctcttatttcttgtgcagggttttatagttttctttgtatatgtccttcacatccttagtcaagtagactccaagttatttgagtttatgtgagactaatgtaaatggggttgttttcttaatatccattttccctattattattggtgtataaaggccattggtttctgtgtattaattttatagcttgctacattgctatatgcacctattgtttctaaaagttttttgatagaatcattagggttttctaagtatagtatcatgtcatctgagaacagtgagagcttgacttctttcctatctggattcccttgatatctttttcttgtctaatcgctatagcaagtacttccagtactatgttaaataggagtgctgagagggtccaaccttgtcttgtaccggagtttaaagggaaggctttcagtttctctccattgaggataatatttgcc
Coding sequences within it:
- the LOC126013624 gene encoding histone-lysine N-methyltransferase PRDM9-like, with the translated sequence MRKQRRTTACVEYDDGSSDEPKSANYLVDLSERELSGDMDDSMHRSSRGRVTFTAVKFTITAHVEWKKLKPEDTDICALQRSSSQNYQQKMPVLQAATISRERASCSKEAAKSSYQPRSTMPGALLCSALLQKSGKPGIRPPDHKGETAQSNRLRTCNHKVNSSASKPSAGPGTMEAELKPEIHPCPFCSLAFSNQNFLSHHMKQSHPSGTSARKQPPSESSCPHDQNQCSDPYNDKPKNDILESQKHKESSIHLASRMKHGRISTVFSRLYSSQIGSSSKQITMEEDINTGLKENPKDTGGVVPGIDLPIILRDKYVRPEQGVNDGSNLITHQMTHTREKPHVCRECGCDFNLRSHLSKHQRTHTGERPYVCKECGRGFSERSNLIRHWKTHTGERPYVCSECGRGFSEKSTLIAHQRTHTGEKPYACKECGRGFSERSHLITHQRTHTGEKPYICKECGRGFRQRSNLITHQRTHTGEKPYVCGDCGRGFSQRSTLITHQRTHTAVAESSGSETCFQNAAAAISQQRTNNAAKSYTSKFCLLAEMAAVAGITLQRFRLL